The Gopherus flavomarginatus isolate rGopFla2 chromosome 20, rGopFla2.mat.asm, whole genome shotgun sequence region GGGAGGAAAAAGACTAtgtgtaatttttattttttctccataGGAAGATGGAAGAACTAAAATTTATCCCTGGTAACAAATTTTCAAAAGACAGAAATACACTGCCTGGTCTGTCTGAGCAGGAAACTGATGAGATCAAGGCTGCTCTCGAAGCAGGAGACCTCTCAGGAGCAGCGTATGTGGTGCACAGGTCTGACGAGTTGTTTAAAAACACCGAGCTCAACATTGCAATCACAGGGGAGTCAGGAGCTGGGAAATCGTCCTTCCTCAATGCCCTCCAGGGCCTGGGAGATGAAGACAAAGAAGCTGCTAAGACCGGGGTGGTAGAGACAACCAAAGAACCAATGCTGTACCGGCATTCCAAGTACCCCAATGTGATCTTCTGGGACCTGCCAGGCATCGGGACCCCAGCTTTTCAGCCAGACACTTACCTGGAGCAGGTGACATTCAATCGCTATGACTTCTTCGTCGTCATTGCTTCGGAGCGGTTCAGGGCCAACCACGCCAAACTGGCCCAGGAGATCCATAAGATGGGGAAGAAGTTTTACTTTGTGCGCTCCAAGGTGGACTTGGACATTTACAATGAGAAACACAAAAAGAGCTTCAATGAGGAGAGAACCCTGGAGCAAATCAGAAACGACTGCATCGAACACCTGTGCGGAGAAGGGATGAGCTCCCCGCAGGTTTTCCTGGTGTCAAGCAAAGAATTTCAGAAATACGATTCTCCCAAACTGCAGAAAACGTTGCTGAAGGAACTGGAAAGTCACAAGAAATTCCTTTTCCTCTTGGCCCTGCCCAACCTTTCCAAACCAatcttggaaaagaaaaaaaaagctttgcaaAGACAGATCTGGAAACAAGCCCTGAAGTCGTGCACCATTGCTGCTGTTCCTCTCCCGGTTCTCTCGGTGAAGTGCGATGTTGGCATCCTGGTGGATAACATGAGAGGGTATTGTGAGAGCTTTGGGCTAGATGACAGTTCCCTCTTTATACTCGCTAGCCAGGTTGGGAAGTCTGTCGCTGAGCTGAAGGGCGTGATCAAGTCCCCACTGgccaaaaatatttcagaagaaaTGGCTGAGAAGCAGCTGACTAAGGCTGCAGGAAAGGGTCTAATTTTAGCTAAACATTTTATCAGCATGATACCGGTGGTTGGGACCATATTTGCTGCAGAGAGGTCTTTCACAGTGACATACAGAATGCTGAACAACTTTTTAGATGATGTCGCTGAAGACGCCCAAAGAGTCCTGATCAAGGCATTGGAGacagaagagaaaacaaatgaataaCAGCCACAAAGACCAGTAAACTGATACACGCCTCTGGCAGATGGAGATTGGAGCCAACCAGAGGACAATGACAGATTCTTCTGTACTCTGATTTCATgcaaccaaagaaaaaaaaatattgaaaaagatCTCCAGAGTTTGAGCTTTAAAATACAAAGATGTATTTCTAGTGCGGAGGAACAGGAAAAACTGAGGTACAGTTCCCTGGCCCCACAATTTTTTTAAGCCAGGCCCCAGCTGGGATAATTGAGGGACAGCATCAGGGCAAATACCAGCTCAAAAGGTCCTGATCTAAATTAATTAAAAGCATCAAgcaagagttttaaaatatattttaactttcTCTGTGTAAACCAGTGGAGATTCCTTGAGTCCAATGGAgcgattgacaccagctgaggatgtggcctatTGCATGCGGTGTAAACCGGTGCAGAATCTGACCGTGAGCAGCCATCAGAACTGTAATAGCGCAAAATGTGATCAGAAAATAGTTGAAACCGGAACCAGCTCCTTCCagcttttcttcttttcctgAGTCCTTTCTCCTTTGCCATTCAATGCAGGGTTAGACCAATTCAACCTAAAGCCTGTGAacgcaattaattaaaaaaacaccatTAAAAATAGATTTCTGAGCAGTAAAACACCGACCTGAGACCTGTATCCTGCTGAGCTCCCATGGGCTCAGCTCTCAACTCAACACTGCTCTAATGCGGGTCCCTGCGCCCCAGGGAAACAGACTTGGTTAGGAACCCCGAGTACAGATCCCCAGTATTGCACCGAGCTCCATTGATCCAATCCCATTGACCCGCTCTGGGGATCTGTTTAATGGGTCTCATAGCAGATGTTTGCTAATGATTCTTTTCTCCGTCTGCCGTCCTTGTGCTAGAGGCTGTTATTGGCTCTGCAACTAAGTTGTACCCTGAGCAGGGTTTGGAAGCATCTGGCTCCTAAACCCATATCAGAGGATTAAGAGTTAAATTGCTGAAGTGAGATTTTTCATATGGGCCCGAGCTGCAGTTTGAGCTGCTGCTGATGGTGGTTTTGGTGCTGACGTGTTTGTTTAATGTGGAGTTTAGATTGGCCTGGCGTCAGGGAATCACCCCACACCGCTCAGACTCACCTGGGATTTGCAGTTTGTAACCACGATGTGTCGGGCTTTGATGACGATTGGTTCATATGATGCCACGCACCAGCCTATCGCAAATTATTTGCTCTATATTCCACAGTCAGTAATTCATGGGATTGCATCTCTTTGCTCTGTGTATTCACTGCTTGTGGTTTTGTCATCACTGCAGATCTTAGTGCAATACTTTTGTCTTTTAATAAACTCCCAGTCAGCTGGATCTGACACTTTGTGCATCTGATTTTTGTGGCTCTTAGGAAAACAcagagtgaggggcatcagctgGACCCTGGCTTTGACTCCATCTCCCCCTCAGCCCTGCAGATTTGCACTGGATAGTTATATGGGTATCAAGACTACCCAGAGTCATAATTAACACTAACAAAAAACTGGAGAGTCCATTAAACCTCCTGCTTCTGTGTTTAAGCCAATCTGCAGCTATTAGAGAGCAGGGTAAGGTTGTTACAAACTGGCCCTGCTGTCACCCACTGTGCAGCCAGGGATCTGTGTGTATAGAGTCCCACATGCTTCTGAGCCAGCTGGGACTGGGAGAGTCCAGTCACTGCTGCTGGCTCGGGACTCCAGGACGAACCACCAGACTCAGACCTCTTGTCTTGAGCTGCCCtagaccataggtgctggaattagagcagctgggggagctgccacacccccctggcttgaaatggtttccattatatacaaggtttacagtttgagtCAATGGATCTCAGCATCccgctatacaaattgttccagcacctctgccctaGACCCTGAAATCAGTGTCTCAGTCCTCCAGAGTGCTCCAGTCCTCCTGAGTCAAGGGAAGGATATTGGGAGAAGATGAGGAAGAGAGTCCCAAGGATGGAGCCGGATGTCCAGAGAAGGGAGGGAGCCTGGCAGGGACCAAGAGAGCCTGGAGAACACAGAGGAGGCAGATCtgtgagaggggaggagaaggggacggAGAGGGCCAGAGCCAGGAACTTAGGGCCTGTGTCTATTAGGGGTCTATCCCGATTGTGCCCATGCTGTGCCAGAGACCATGGGGCTGTACCCGGGGGACCTTACTAAGGAAATCTGGAAAAGGTGGGAAGAAATGGTGGTGACACAAAGACCTGGGGGGGAAGCTGCCCCGTCTCACACcccctggcccccaaaccctttgAACGGTTGGAAGTGCAATGAGGGAGATAGCAGGGTGAGCTATGGGGAGATGGAGGGAGTTGGTGTTTTCAGTGGGGAGGGGGATATTGAGGGACCGTGGGGGCGGGATAGCGGAAGCTCCTGACAGGGGATATTAAGGGACTGTGAGGGGGGTGGCTGGGGCTCCTGAGGGGGGATATAGAGGGATTTGGGGGAGAGGTGACTGGGGATCCTGAGGGGGACTATTGAGGCACCATGAGAGGGGCTGGCAGAGGCTCCCGAGGGGGGATATTGAGGGACCATGAGGGGGGAAGGTGAGGCTCCTGAGGGGGGATATTGAGGCACCATGAGGGGGGCTGGCAGAGGCTCCCGAGGGGGGATATTGAGGGACcatgagggggaaggtggggcccCTGAGTGGAGATATTGAGGGACCATGGGGGGGTGATGGGGCCCCTGAGGGGGGATTTTGAAGGACCAGGACAGGCTCCTGAGGGGTATTGTGATCATATGTTGGGGTTCTCCTGGACGTTATCCTCT contains the following coding sequences:
- the LOC127038018 gene encoding interferon-inducible GTPase 5-like isoform X2: MEELKFIPGNKFSKDRNTLPGLSEQETDEIKAALEAGDLSGAAYVVHRSDELFKNTELNIAITGESGAGKSSFLNALQGLGDEDKEAAKTGVVETTKEPMLYRHSKYPNVIFWDLPGIGTPAFQPDTYLEQVTFNRYDFFVVIASERFRANHAKLAQEIHKMGKKFYFVRSKVDLDIYNEKHKKSFNEERTLEQIRNDCIEHLCGEGMSSPQVFLVSSKEFQKYDSPKLQKTLLKELESHKKFLFLLALPNLSKPILEKKKKALQRQIWKQALKSCTIAAVPLPVLSVKCDVGILVDNMRGYCESFGLDDSSLFILASQVGKSVAELKGVIKSPLAKNISEEMAEKQLTKAAGKGLILAKHFISMIPVVGTIFAAERSFTVTYRMLNNFLDDVAEDAQRVLIKALETEEKTNE